From a region of the uncultured Desulfatiglans sp. genome:
- a CDS encoding Amino acid/amide ABC transporter substrate-binding protein, HAAT family (fragment) yields MALIGKGYLVDDNILPKQGASAKGIVTESHWCYLLDTPENDRFKKSFMDKYGHRPTLYAEQGYVTGMLIAEALNKTNGEIKGAEFVRVMRSLELKAPRGTVRFDDYGATIQNSYIRKVEEVAGAWESVPIKTFPMVNQFWNWKAEDYMKMTPYSEMKGKWAQ; encoded by the coding sequence GTGGCTCTCATCGGAAAAGGCTATCTGGTAGACGACAACATCCTGCCGAAGCAGGGGGCGTCCGCCAAGGGCATCGTGACGGAGTCCCACTGGTGCTACCTGCTCGACACCCCGGAAAACGACCGCTTCAAGAAATCCTTCATGGACAAGTATGGGCATCGTCCCACGCTGTATGCCGAACAGGGGTATGTCACGGGGATGTTGATCGCGGAGGCGCTCAACAAGACCAACGGGGAAATCAAGGGCGCGGAATTCGTCCGTGTGATGCGCTCCCTCGAATTGAAGGCGCCGCGGGGGACGGTCCGATTCGATGATTACGGCGCCACCATCCAGAACAGCTATATCCGCAAGGTGGAAGAAGTGGCCGGTGCATGGGAAAGCGTCCCGATCAAAACCTTCCCCATGGTCAATCAGTTCTGGAACTGGAAGGCCGAGGATTACATGAAAATGACGCCCTATTCCGAGATGAAGGGGAAATGGGCGCAATAG
- a CDS encoding Amino acid/amide ABC transporter substrate-binding protein, HAAT family (fragment), which produces MKKRCFLTGMSGVLVGLLALVGLFTLTDRESAAAEPVKIGYTISLSGVYTALGIDMRDGLNLYMEEIGHQAGGRKIEVLVEDIGSNQISQAMDMARKLVQKNNIDILAGVVGTGSAYALAEFVQKYNIPFVISNAGADDLTQRKSNPLIVRPAFVNSAGSHPLGVWAYENGYRKAVAMGADYAAGYEHVGGICRTFTQMGGRIVQEIWPPLGTKDYAPYLAKISKEADVVMVFFAGRIPSASSSSLRSTASIRGWLSSEKAIW; this is translated from the coding sequence ATGAAAAAGCGATGTTTCCTTACAGGGATGAGCGGGGTCTTGGTCGGTCTTTTAGCGCTCGTGGGTCTTTTCACGCTCACAGATCGGGAGAGCGCGGCGGCGGAACCGGTCAAGATCGGCTACACCATCTCCCTTTCGGGCGTTTACACGGCGCTCGGGATCGATATGCGGGATGGACTCAACCTCTACATGGAAGAGATCGGCCATCAGGCCGGGGGCCGCAAGATCGAGGTGCTGGTCGAGGACATCGGCAGCAACCAGATCAGCCAGGCCATGGACATGGCGCGCAAACTCGTCCAGAAGAACAACATCGACATTCTGGCAGGGGTCGTCGGGACGGGATCGGCCTATGCCCTGGCCGAATTCGTGCAGAAGTACAACATCCCGTTCGTCATTTCGAACGCCGGGGCCGATGACCTGACGCAGCGCAAATCCAATCCCCTCATCGTGCGGCCGGCCTTTGTCAACAGCGCCGGATCGCACCCGCTGGGGGTCTGGGCCTATGAGAACGGGTACCGGAAAGCGGTCGCCATGGGGGCGGATTATGCCGCCGGCTATGAACACGTCGGCGGGATCTGCAGGACCTTCACCCAAATGGGGGGAAGGATCGTCCAAGAGATCTGGCCGCCCCTCGGCACCAAGGATTACGCTCCCTATCTAGCTAAGATCTCAAAGGAAGCAGATGTCGTAATGGTCTTCTTCGCCGGGCGGATTCCCTCCGCTTCGTCAAGCAGTTTGCGGAGTACGGCCTCGATAAGAGGGTGGCTCTCATCGGAAAAGGCTATCTGGTAG
- a CDS encoding Amino acid/amide ABC transporter membrane protein 2, HAAT family yields MIGKSRFAALVFGAVVALAVVPLVLPEYYVGLVARALILSILATSVSLMLGHLGLASVGHGVFFGIASYTVAIFTRHIADSTWLACVAALGVTAGAAAVFGLLTTRTKDIFFLMIMLAICQVFYGIAYSWRSVTGGDDGLPGILTRQMAPWLDLRDTSAFYLFVLVVFLLTISGFWVLINSPFGLALRGIRDSESRMKALGFNVWLYKYLAFIVSGFIGGISGVLNAYYDLTPNPVNFGVILSSTALLMVILGGPGTLAGPILGALVIVFLQDFVSGITDRWLMVLGTVYVLVVLLLPEGILGALNRMLRPRTEPKQEG; encoded by the coding sequence ATGATAGGAAAGTCTCGCTTTGCCGCCCTTGTTTTCGGTGCGGTCGTCGCGCTTGCCGTGGTTCCGCTCGTTTTGCCGGAATACTACGTGGGGCTGGTCGCCAGGGCGTTGATCCTCTCGATCCTGGCGACCTCCGTGAGCCTCATGCTCGGGCATCTGGGCCTGGCATCCGTCGGCCATGGGGTCTTTTTCGGGATCGCATCTTACACGGTGGCCATTTTCACCCGCCACATAGCCGATAGCACTTGGCTGGCGTGCGTTGCCGCGCTCGGGGTGACGGCCGGTGCAGCCGCTGTTTTCGGGCTGCTCACCACCCGCACGAAGGACATCTTTTTCCTGATGATCATGCTCGCCATCTGCCAGGTCTTCTACGGCATCGCCTACAGTTGGCGCTCCGTCACCGGCGGCGACGACGGACTCCCGGGGATCCTCACACGGCAGATGGCCCCCTGGCTCGATTTGAGGGATACGAGCGCATTCTACCTTTTCGTGCTTGTCGTCTTCCTCCTGACCATCAGCGGCTTCTGGGTCCTGATCAACTCTCCTTTCGGCCTGGCCCTGCGCGGCATCAGGGACAGCGAAAGCCGGATGAAGGCCCTCGGATTCAACGTCTGGCTTTACAAGTACCTCGCTTTCATCGTCTCCGGTTTCATCGGGGGCATTTCAGGGGTCCTGAACGCCTATTACGATCTGACGCCGAATCCCGTGAATTTCGGGGTGATCCTTTCTTCGACCGCCCTGTTGATGGTGATCCTGGGCGGCCCGGGAACGCTGGCCGGACCGATTTTGGGTGCGCTGGTGATTGTCTTTCTACAGGATTTCGTCAGCGGCATCACGGATCGGTGGCTCATGGTGCTCGGAACGGTCTATGTCCTGGTCGTTCTCCTGCTCCCGGAAGGCATCCTGGGGGCGTTGAACCGAATGCTGAGGCCGCGTACCGAACCGAAACAGGAGGGATGA
- a CDS encoding Amino acid/amide ABC transporter membrane protein 1, HAAT family produces the protein MEFWIIQALNALSFGMLLFLLCAGLSVIFGLMNILNLAHGSCYLLGAYAALSAIHATGNFLAGIFAGVATAAVTGFFLQKFLLQRIYGKRLLQVLLTMGCMFIIGDISIIIWGADPMTLPKPAFLRGSLMLGSIIFPYYRLFVIGVGLFFGILLWFLQEKTKWGAILRASVDDEKMARAVGIKVPALFTVVFIIGTGLTGLSGVLGGPFIGVYPGVDLEVLLFAVVVIIVGGLGSMKGAFLGSLIVAFLDNFGKALFPELAMFTIFAPMAIILALKPTGLWGKS, from the coding sequence ATGGAGTTCTGGATTATACAAGCCTTGAATGCCCTCTCTTTCGGGATGCTGCTGTTTCTCCTGTGTGCCGGTCTGTCGGTGATATTCGGCCTGATGAACATCCTGAATCTGGCCCACGGATCGTGTTATCTCCTCGGCGCCTACGCCGCGCTCAGCGCCATCCATGCCACCGGGAATTTCCTCGCCGGGATTTTCGCCGGCGTGGCGACTGCAGCGGTTACCGGCTTTTTCCTGCAGAAATTCCTCCTGCAGCGAATCTACGGGAAACGCCTGCTTCAGGTTCTGCTCACCATGGGGTGCATGTTCATCATCGGGGATATCAGTATCATCATCTGGGGCGCCGATCCGATGACCCTCCCCAAACCGGCGTTTCTGAGAGGCTCCTTGATGCTCGGCTCCATCATTTTCCCCTATTACCGGCTGTTCGTCATCGGGGTCGGACTCTTCTTCGGAATCCTGCTGTGGTTTCTTCAGGAGAAGACCAAGTGGGGGGCGATTTTGAGGGCCTCCGTCGACGACGAAAAAATGGCCCGCGCCGTGGGGATCAAGGTTCCGGCCCTCTTCACGGTCGTCTTCATCATCGGCACCGGCCTGACGGGTTTGAGCGGCGTTTTGGGGGGCCCGTTCATCGGGGTTTACCCGGGCGTGGATCTGGAGGTCCTGCTGTTTGCGGTGGTGGTGATCATCGTCGGGGGCTTGGGCAGCATGAAGGGGGCCTTTCTGGGGAGTCTGATCGTCGCCTTCCTCGATAACTTCGGAAAGGCCCTGTTCCCCGAACTCGCGATGTTCACCATCTTCGCGCCGATGGCGATCATCCTGGCCCTCAAACCGACCGGTCTGTGGGGTAAATCATGA
- a CDS encoding NADH:flavin oxidoreductase, which yields MDSNGFSHIFGEGKIGPFKVRNRIKYAACCVSNFNTRDGFLSEREFARDEVIASTGASIMTNQGAYPDKSGEGKAYHRQLCINDDRYIPGLKRIADLFHDHHAVAIQQILHGGRYGGIDIGYCIQPSDTPQTLRHFRPPRAMNTDEIAQVIEDHARAAERCVKAGYDGVEVTSFLGYLMSTFLSPFTNKRTDEYGGTLEKRARFMVEILDALRKAVGPDRLVIIRLNGTELMDEYGGNSNDECIEIMRIAADRGVDMISMVIGWHESRQGALGRDVSRTQWLHLAEKAKKVIGDVPLAFGPRLSDPYAADHALGTGVFDYWEICRPFLTDPDLAHKLERGQPERIKPCVGCMLCLAKMFANQPYICAVNPRLGHEVEPEYTIKPTTVKKKVMVIGSGPAGLEAAVAAAERGHEVVVFEANDHLGGALNPSSRDIGGGEVLMELLQYYIYRLQDLGIETRLNTLVDRKVTADFFPDVVIVATGAVIAPPKIPGIGGKDIMNAYAVLDGGDITKIGQRVILLGGGKVGLTCAEVLASAGKKPIVIEPNRRVDFDVSTTFKWRHAGLVKEFGIGVYTEAQPLAVENGGVRFLDKDGKEQFLPADTVILAGPLAPKQALVRDLEYLCDELYVVGDAVMPRSLYNAVHEGFKLGARI from the coding sequence ATGGATTCAAACGGTTTTTCACACATCTTCGGTGAAGGGAAAATTGGACCTTTCAAAGTTCGGAACAGGATCAAATATGCCGCCTGCTGCGTCAGCAATTTCAATACGCGGGACGGCTTCCTTTCCGAAAGGGAATTCGCCCGGGACGAGGTCATTGCATCGACGGGAGCCTCCATCATGACCAACCAGGGCGCCTACCCGGATAAATCGGGGGAGGGGAAGGCCTATCACCGTCAGCTCTGCATCAATGACGACCGGTACATTCCCGGGCTGAAGCGGATTGCGGATCTCTTTCATGACCATCATGCGGTCGCCATCCAGCAGATACTCCATGGGGGGCGCTACGGAGGGATCGATATCGGCTATTGTATCCAGCCCTCCGACACGCCCCAGACCCTTCGTCACTTTCGCCCGCCGCGCGCCATGAACACAGACGAAATCGCGCAAGTGATCGAGGACCACGCCCGAGCCGCCGAACGCTGCGTCAAGGCCGGTTATGACGGGGTCGAGGTCACGAGTTTTCTCGGCTATCTGATGAGCACCTTTCTTTCCCCTTTTACCAACAAGCGGACCGACGAGTACGGGGGCACTCTCGAAAAGCGCGCCCGGTTCATGGTGGAGATCCTCGACGCCTTGCGCAAGGCGGTCGGGCCGGACAGACTCGTGATCATCCGTCTGAACGGGACCGAACTCATGGATGAGTACGGCGGAAACAGCAACGACGAGTGCATCGAGATCATGCGCATTGCGGCCGACCGGGGTGTGGACATGATCAGCATGGTGATCGGCTGGCACGAGTCGCGCCAGGGCGCTCTCGGGCGGGATGTCAGCCGCACGCAGTGGCTGCACCTGGCCGAAAAGGCCAAGAAGGTCATCGGGGATGTTCCCCTGGCCTTCGGTCCCCGTCTTTCGGATCCCTACGCTGCCGATCACGCCCTGGGCACCGGGGTCTTCGACTATTGGGAGATCTGCCGGCCGTTCCTGACCGACCCCGATCTGGCTCATAAGCTGGAGCGCGGTCAGCCGGAGCGGATCAAACCCTGCGTCGGCTGCATGCTCTGCCTGGCGAAGATGTTCGCCAATCAGCCCTACATCTGCGCCGTCAATCCCCGGCTCGGCCATGAGGTCGAACCGGAGTACACCATCAAACCGACCACTGTCAAAAAGAAGGTCATGGTGATCGGCAGCGGCCCGGCGGGCCTCGAAGCGGCTGTCGCGGCTGCCGAACGCGGTCATGAAGTGGTTGTCTTCGAGGCGAACGATCACCTGGGTGGTGCGCTCAATCCCTCCTCCAGGGATATCGGCGGGGGGGAAGTCCTGATGGAACTCCTGCAGTACTACATCTATCGTCTGCAGGATCTGGGGATCGAAACCAGGCTGAATACGCTCGTCGACCGCAAGGTCACGGCGGACTTCTTCCCGGATGTCGTCATCGTGGCTACAGGCGCCGTCATCGCACCTCCGAAGATTCCAGGGATCGGCGGCAAAGACATCATGAACGCCTACGCCGTGCTGGACGGCGGCGATATCACCAAAATCGGGCAGCGGGTCATCCTTCTCGGCGGCGGCAAGGTGGGGCTTACCTGTGCCGAGGTGCTCGCTTCGGCCGGAAAGAAACCCATCGTGATCGAACCCAATCGACGGGTGGACTTCGATGTGTCGACGACGTTCAAATGGCGGCATGCGGGGCTGGTCAAAGAGTTCGGCATCGGCGTGTACACCGAGGCGCAGCCTCTTGCGGTCGAAAACGGGGGCGTGCGCTTCCTGGACAAGGACGGCAAGGAGCAGTTTCTGCCCGCCGACACCGTCATCCTGGCCGGTCCGCTGGCCCCGAAGCAGGCCCTTGTCCGGGATCTGGAATATCTCTGTGACGAGCTCTATGTCGTCGGCGATGCCGTGATGCCCAGAAGCCTCTACAACGCCGTTCACGAGGGGTTCAAACTGGGGGCCAGGATTTAG
- a CDS encoding hypothetical protein (Evidence 5 : Unknown function) yields MPIEIKFQTAFLRKSNTSEIGLFYAGMLVAAASCQAVGLLWILGVLRFICLVTPLSAAERKCGRRSGHPQP; encoded by the coding sequence ATGCCGATTGAAATAAAGTTTCAAACCGCTTTCCTTCGGAAGTCCAACACATCAGAAATAGGGCTATTTTATGCTGGCATGCTTGTTGCTGCAGCTTCCTGCCAGGCGGTTGGACTCCTTTGGATCCTCGGAGTCTTGCGCTTCATCTGCTTGGTTACACCTTTATCTGCGGCTGAAAGAAAATGCGGACGTCGAAGCGGGCATCCCCAGCCGTAA
- a CDS encoding hypothetical protein (Evidence 5 : Unknown function) encodes MVFLANLGVNLHVRLCGDLQVASAQALNFLDIGQTGTRREAVGLSTRRV; translated from the coding sequence ATGGTCTTTTTGGCCAATCTCGGCGTCAATCTGCACGTTCGCTTGTGCGGCGACCTGCAGGTCGCCTCCGCGCAAGCGCTTAATTTCCTTGATATTGGCCAAACCGGAACCCGCCGCGAAGCGGTGGGACTGAGCACCCGGAGGGTGTAA
- the recO gene encoding DNA repair protein RecO, protein MCLRASKGARVKEVSVEERQSVKTSISPAIITRVRDFGEADLLVTFFTPERGCLKGVARAARRSRRRFPNCLDLFCLSRVEYAEHPRGGELHTMISCRLLDGFEGLRRDWGILTLAGYMVEVVEMLSPPQTADPSLFSLLLRTFKLLEGEIQPLNVQIFFEAAAMALGGYGIELGRCCSCGRTYEGRGRAAFHPEKGGIVCLRCGSESALNPGLDPLGVQALGHLQALEWDLFERMTLTREIVQAIERVNRRHMDYRLGRRPKSLAWL, encoded by the coding sequence ATGTGCCTCAGGGCATCCAAAGGCGCCCGTGTGAAGGAGGTCTCCGTTGAAGAACGTCAGAGCGTGAAGACCAGCATTTCTCCGGCCATTATTACGCGTGTCAGGGATTTCGGCGAAGCCGACCTCCTGGTGACCTTTTTCACTCCGGAACGGGGGTGTCTGAAAGGCGTGGCCCGGGCCGCCCGCCGCAGCCGCAGGCGGTTCCCGAACTGCCTCGATCTCTTCTGCCTGAGCCGCGTGGAATACGCCGAGCATCCCAGGGGCGGGGAGCTTCACACGATGATCTCCTGCCGGCTGTTGGATGGGTTTGAAGGCCTCAGACGGGATTGGGGCATCCTCACCCTGGCCGGCTACATGGTGGAAGTGGTCGAGATGCTTTCTCCGCCCCAGACGGCCGACCCCTCTTTGTTCAGCCTTTTGCTCAGGACATTCAAGCTGTTGGAAGGGGAAATCCAGCCGCTGAACGTGCAGATCTTTTTCGAGGCTGCAGCCATGGCGCTCGGGGGCTACGGGATCGAACTCGGAAGATGCTGTTCCTGCGGTCGGACCTATGAGGGGCGGGGCAGGGCCGCCTTTCATCCGGAGAAGGGGGGGATTGTGTGTCTGCGATGCGGCTCCGAATCCGCGCTCAATCCGGGCCTGGATCCCCTTGGGGTTCAGGCCCTCGGACACCTTCAAGCCCTGGAATGGGACCTTTTCGAGCGGATGACCCTGACGCGGGAGATTGTGCAGGCCATCGAACGCGTCAACCGCCGCCACATGGATTACCGCCTCGGCCGGCGGCCGAAAAGCCTGGCATGGCTTTAG
- a CDS encoding hypothetical protein (Evidence 5 : Unknown function) translates to MPTFHPVVFSGLCAGDFSSLCSVRRLKDAAAYEKRPCAVVQCRTSLFQAVREQERPYALPP, encoded by the coding sequence TTGCCCACCTTTCATCCGGTCGTTTTTAGCGGCCTGTGCGCAGGGGATTTTTCAAGTCTTTGCAGTGTGCGAAGGTTGAAGGATGCCGCCGCTTATGAAAAAAGGCCCTGCGCCGTTGTGCAGTGCAGGACCTCGCTGTTTCAGGCGGTCAGGGAGCAGGAGCGACCCTATGCCCTGCCCCCATAA
- a CDS encoding AMP-binding enzyme: MGLYDFTFYDLVNRNAFSYGRKAAWFEVDDSRSLTFAEYKEQVDRLAQGLQACGVRKGDRIGILGKNCLEYFILYGAAAALGAIVLPINWRLSAPEIEYNLNDCTPRFLFAGAEFQGLIEEIRGRLGSVERFFSLEANGGRFEPIQSLLSGDGSFEAPDVASDDGFVIIHTAAVAGRPRGALLSHGNLFCSDMHFDYFCGLNSTDVHLNLLPLFHVGGLHMATAIFHAGALNVNMSKFDAAKAVDLIEEKGVTFMFDFAPILASILDTHEKTGQDISSLKSVVGLESAETIERYQKITGGTFFCMYGQTETSCVATFAPYNDRPGSAGRMLPLARVQLVDEYDRPVPVGQVGEITMKGPMVFRGYWNLPEDNRYVFRDGWHHTGDLGRFDEEGFLWYAGRKAEKELIKPGGENVYPAEVEKAILEHPAIHRTVVFGVPDPKWKEGIKAVCELKAGEALSAEALIDFVGKRIARYKKPQYVEFVDAMPVLEDGNPDRAKVKERYGGRA, translated from the coding sequence ATGGGATTGTACGATTTTACATTCTACGACCTCGTCAACCGGAACGCCTTCTCCTACGGGAGGAAGGCGGCGTGGTTCGAGGTGGATGATTCACGGTCCTTGACATTTGCGGAATACAAGGAGCAGGTGGATCGGTTGGCGCAGGGGCTTCAGGCATGCGGCGTTCGGAAGGGAGACCGCATCGGTATTCTTGGAAAGAATTGCCTGGAGTATTTCATCCTCTATGGGGCGGCGGCGGCGCTCGGGGCGATTGTTCTGCCCATCAACTGGCGCTTGTCCGCACCTGAAATCGAGTACAACCTGAACGACTGCACGCCGCGTTTCCTTTTTGCCGGGGCCGAGTTTCAAGGATTGATCGAGGAGATTCGGGGCCGGCTCGGGTCTGTAGAGCGCTTCTTCAGTCTGGAAGCGAACGGGGGGCGGTTCGAGCCTATCCAATCCCTCCTGTCGGGCGATGGCTCATTCGAAGCGCCGGATGTCGCCTCGGACGACGGCTTCGTGATCATCCACACCGCCGCGGTGGCCGGGCGTCCACGTGGTGCGCTGTTGAGCCACGGGAACCTGTTTTGCTCCGATATGCATTTCGATTATTTCTGCGGGTTGAACAGCACGGACGTCCACCTGAATCTTCTGCCGCTCTTCCATGTCGGTGGGCTTCACATGGCCACCGCGATCTTCCATGCCGGTGCGTTGAATGTGAACATGAGCAAGTTCGATGCAGCGAAGGCCGTGGATCTGATCGAGGAGAAGGGCGTCACGTTCATGTTCGATTTTGCGCCGATCCTGGCTTCCATCCTGGATACCCACGAGAAGACGGGGCAGGACATCTCCTCCCTCAAGTCTGTGGTAGGGCTGGAATCGGCGGAGACGATCGAGCGGTATCAGAAGATCACCGGGGGCACGTTTTTCTGCATGTACGGCCAGACGGAGACCTCCTGCGTGGCGACCTTCGCCCCCTACAACGACCGCCCGGGATCGGCGGGCAGGATGCTGCCGCTCGCCCGGGTGCAGCTGGTGGATGAGTATGACCGGCCGGTTCCTGTCGGGCAGGTGGGGGAGATCACCATGAAAGGCCCGATGGTGTTCAGGGGATACTGGAATCTGCCCGAAGACAACCGCTACGTGTTCAGGGATGGTTGGCACCACACGGGGGACCTGGGGCGTTTCGACGAGGAAGGGTTCCTGTGGTATGCGGGCCGGAAGGCCGAAAAGGAGCTCATCAAGCCGGGCGGCGAGAACGTCTACCCGGCGGAGGTCGAAAAGGCGATCCTGGAGCATCCGGCCATTCACAGGACCGTGGTCTTCGGGGTCCCCGACCCGAAATGGAAGGAAGGCATCAAAGCGGTCTGCGAACTCAAGGCGGGGGAGGCGCTCAGCGCCGAAGCGCTGATCGATTTTGTCGGAAAGCGCATCGCCCGCTACAAGAAACCCCAGTACGTGGAATTTGTCGACGCCATGCCCGTACTCGAGGATGGGAACCCCGATCGGGCCAAGGTCAAGGAACGTTATGGGGGCAGGGCATAG
- a CDS encoding conserved exported hypothetical protein (Evidence 4 : Unknown function but conserved in other organisms): MQKKLILMTLMVFAAGLLFFGCAHQAAQQAMPEMVAPSITLELFEVPQYDGYWYYGKNIAPTKGDAGDRGAPLPMSFLFSVNNPNPYPVQLSDYKFTVAFDSDFELVTVANMDTIWIPAGKTSHVRATTMITARSALLSLMVTGGFKLKEKGWSPWDALERWWKGVPDYSVPVSVKEGAFTFSADGKTMVVPFETVYP; this comes from the coding sequence ATGCAAAAGAAGCTGATCCTGATGACCCTGATGGTTTTTGCAGCAGGCCTTTTGTTCTTTGGGTGCGCCCATCAAGCCGCGCAGCAGGCGATGCCCGAGATGGTGGCGCCCAGCATCACCCTCGAACTTTTCGAAGTGCCCCAGTACGACGGGTACTGGTATTATGGCAAGAATATCGCACCCACGAAGGGGGATGCGGGCGACCGCGGAGCTCCTTTGCCGATGAGCTTCCTGTTCAGTGTCAACAATCCGAACCCCTATCCGGTCCAGTTGAGTGACTACAAATTCACGGTGGCCTTCGACAGCGATTTCGAGCTGGTGACGGTCGCCAACATGGACACGATCTGGATCCCTGCCGGCAAGACGAGCCATGTGCGAGCGACGACCATGATCACGGCCCGTTCGGCCTTGTTGAGCCTGATGGTGACCGGCGGATTCAAGCTGAAGGAGAAGGGCTGGAGTCCTTGGGATGCATTGGAGAGGTGGTGGAAGGGCGTCCCGGATTATTCGGTGCCTGTCTCGGTCAAAGAGGGTGCCTTTACCTTTTCGGCTGACGGCAAGACCATGGTGGTTCCTTTCGAAACCGTTTATCCCTAA
- the livF gene encoding leucine/isoleucine/valine transporter subunit; ATP-binding component of ABC superfamily (Evidence 2a : Function from experimental evidences in other organisms; PubMedId : 14702302, 2195019; Product type t : transporter) produces the protein METPEAILKIKNIEVKYHEVILVLKGVSIEVPKAGIVALLGANGAGKSTTLKAVSGLLKVEDGEVTDGGIEFEGQMIHHEPAARIAKMGIVQVIEGRKVFEHLTVEENLKVGAHLRKTGSVKDKLELVYHYFPRLRQKRSETAGFVSGGEQQMTVVGRALMTEPKLVLLDEPSMGLAPMLIHEIFNIITQLNREEKISILLVEQNAKLALNVAPYAYVMETGRIVMDDTAEKLSQNEDIKDFYLGLTDKGGRKSFREVKHYKRRKRWLG, from the coding sequence TTGGAGACGCCTGAAGCCATTTTGAAGATCAAGAACATTGAGGTGAAATACCACGAGGTTATCCTTGTGCTGAAGGGGGTTTCCATCGAGGTCCCGAAGGCGGGCATCGTCGCCCTCCTCGGGGCCAACGGGGCGGGAAAGAGCACCACGTTGAAGGCCGTCTCGGGGCTCCTCAAGGTTGAGGACGGCGAGGTGACGGATGGAGGCATCGAGTTCGAGGGACAGATGATCCATCACGAGCCGGCCGCCAGGATCGCCAAGATGGGCATCGTCCAGGTCATCGAGGGGCGTAAGGTCTTCGAGCATCTCACCGTGGAAGAGAACCTGAAGGTAGGGGCCCACCTCAGGAAGACCGGGTCGGTCAAGGACAAACTCGAACTGGTTTACCATTACTTTCCACGGTTGCGGCAGAAACGGAGCGAAACCGCCGGCTTTGTGAGCGGCGGAGAACAGCAGATGACCGTCGTCGGCAGGGCCCTGATGACCGAGCCGAAGCTCGTGCTCCTGGACGAGCCTTCCATGGGGCTCGCCCCGATGCTGATCCATGAGATCTTCAATATCATCACCCAGCTCAACCGGGAAGAGAAGATTTCGATCCTGCTGGTCGAACAGAACGCCAAGCTGGCTCTGAACGTGGCGCCTTATGCTTACGTCATGGAAACCGGCCGGATCGTGATGGATGACACGGCCGAAAAGCTGAGCCAGAACGAGGATATCAAGGACTTCTACCTTGGGTTGACCGACAAGGGTGGCAGAAAGAGTTTCCGCGAAGTGAAACATTACAAGCGAAGAAAGCGCTGGCTGGGTTGA